From Podospora bellae-mahoneyi strain CBS 112042 chromosome 3, whole genome shotgun sequence, the proteins below share one genomic window:
- a CDS encoding hypothetical protein (EggNog:ENOG503P4T0; COG:S), whose protein sequence is MASLSSRPQCGISLWDHRLWTHKKSALDIPPDNSDRLKDTHLEDSEDDDVEDDGGDSGLNQDIKSHPDDAWLKHMDAPHSCHLCSNVVILEDRLPVHAFSQGGRCILRLSMSDKRMWKAGVKCPLFRYLCSVFQERRHLRPHRYSTYAAVASDVEVGKSASAGTSPRKDLFIGVRDGKIKFLYRWPRFRCDDEDSPAGDALLPLPEALLYTRVMSDWAYSKAKAWIDDCTLHHVSCRLEPSSFVPTRLLDVAAIIDNKIRLVESKSVPNIGNHARWAALSYVWGGLQPVRTLKANIEDHHKGIPLAKLPPTIQHAIAVCQNIAIPHLWIDCLCIIQDDNDDLAVELQSMAQIYQYSTVTINAASADSVHKGFLQDRPIYFYEDTVHPVQIGFRPSKSSPNPNTTALLLKANNSYGLEDLDPIRTRGWTYQERKLPVRSLHYSTAGLEWSCRHVVATTVTGANKRADPLSPDLPIVPGQALAPWSRIVSDYTNRKLSFPGDKITAVSAIAAIYEQEQKKTYVAGLWKEDMPACLVWSVMASGIRPRYGVYTGPSWSWASTDSNVSFEADDENEEGVVFYGTILKAEAEPVMAKARFAAVKSASLVIRGRVHRVSLRVDFETVESDIEGVVSKEKKANVTVTAARAYADKIAVNLDAWEDGWAGDSGTAVADVLLMPLFERTVHDPDIGMPNWGGLVVVETEKGAYRRIGYFEEYFYKRTVGRVTFADFIVGAELRDVLLV, encoded by the exons ATGGCTTCACTCTCAAGTAGGCCCCAGTGTGGCATCAGTCTGTGGGATCACCGCTTGTGGACCCACAAAAAAAGCGCCCTCGACATACCGCCGGACAACTCTGACAGGCTAAAAGACACCCATCTCGAGGACagtgaggatgacgatgtgGAAGACGACGGCGGCGATTCGGGACTGAATCAAGACATCAAGAGCCACCCGGACGACGCGTGGCTTAAACACATGGACGCGCCTCACTCTTGCCATCTTTGCAGCAACGTCGTCATTCTGGAAGATCGACTGCCCGTCCACGCCTTCAGTCAAGGTGGTCGGTGTATTCTCCGTCTTTCCATGTCAGACAAACGGATGTGGAAAGCGGGGGTGAAGTGTCCGCTGTTTCGCTATCTCTGTTCGGTGTTTCAAGAGAGACGGCACCTTCGCCCACATAGATACTCGACTTATGCTGCTGTGGCGAGCGATGTGGAGGTTGGAAAGAGTGCAAGCGCGGGGACGAGCCCAAGGAAGGACCTGTTTATTGGCGTTCGAGATGGGAAAATCAAGTTCTTGTACCGCTGGCCCAGGTTTCGATGTGATGACGAGGATTCACCCGCTGGCGATGCCCTTCTACCGCTGCCGG AAGCTCTCCTTTATACTCGTGTGATGTCCGACTGGGCCTATTCCAAAGCCAAGGCGTGGATTGACGACTGCACCTTGCACCACGTCAGCTGTCGACTAGAGCCATCCAGTTTTGTTCCTACAAGGCTGTTGGATGTCGCGGCGATTATCGATAACAAGATTCGCCTTGTCGAGTCGAAATCAGTGCCGAATATCGGGAATCATGCTAGATGGGCGGCTCTGAGCTACGTCTGGGGTGGTTTACAACCCGTGCGTACCCTCAAGGCGAATATCGAGGACCATCACAAAGGCATTCCGCTAGCCAAACTTCCACCCACCATTCAGCACGCCATTGCAGTCTGCCAAAACATTGCAATCCCCCATCTCTGGATTGACTGTCTCTGCATCATCcaagacgacaacgacgacctGGCAGTCGAGCTCCAGTCCATGGCCCAAATCTACCAGTACTCCACAGTGACCATAaacgccgcctccgccgacTCGGTTCACAAAGGATTCCTCCAAGACCGCCCCATCTACTTTTACGAGGACACCGTCCACCCAGTGCAAATCGGTTTCCGGCCGTCCAAGAgcagccccaaccccaacaccaccgccctcctcctcaaagccaacaacagctACGGCCTCGAAGACCTGGACCCCATCCGCACCCGCGGCTGGACCTACCAAGAACGTAAACTCCCCGTCCGCTCCCTCCACTACTCCACCGCCGGCCTCGAATGGTCCTGCCGCCACGTCGTCGCCACCACCGTGACCGGCGCCAACAAACGCGCCGATCCACTATCGCCTGACCTCCCCATTGTCCCCGGCCAAGCGCTCGCCCCATGGTCGAGGATTGTATCAGATTACACCAACCGCAAGCTGTCCTTTCCCGGCGACAAGATCACCGCCGTGTCCGCCATCGCGGCGATTTACGAGCAGGAGCAGAAAAAGACGTACGTGGCTGGGTTGTGGAAGGAGGACATGCCCGCCTGTCTTGTCTGGTCTGTCATGGCGAGCGGGATAAGGCCCCGGTACGGGGTGTACACTGGGCCTAGCTGGTCCTGGGCGTCGACGGACTCGAATGTGTCGTTTGAGGCGgatgatgaaaatgaagaaggggttgtgTTTTATGGGACGATACTCAAGGCTGAGGCTGAGCCGGTGATGGCTAAGGCGAGGTTTGCGGCGGTGAAGAGTGCCTCGTTGGTGATTAGGGGGAGGGTTCATCGGGTTAGTTTGAGGGTTGATTTTGAGACCGTGGAGTCAGACAttgagggtgttgtttcgaaagaaaagaaggcgaATGTGACGGTCACGGCTGCGAGGGCATATGCCGATAAGATTGCGGTTAACCTTGATGCTTGGGAGGATGGGTGGGCAGGGGATTCCGGGACTGCTGTTGCGGAcgtgttgttgatgccaTTGTTCGAACGGACAGTGCATGATCCGGACATTGGGATGCCGAACTGGGGAggtttggtggttgtcgAAACTGAGAAGGGAGCTTATCGCAGGATTGGATATTTTGAAGAGTACTTTTACAAGAGGACCGTCGGGAGAGTGACGTTTGCCGATTTTATTGTCGGGGCTGAGTTGAGGGATGTCTTGTTGGTGTAA
- a CDS encoding hypothetical protein (EggNog:ENOG503NTWC) — protein MDDSDPDQIDYNDPACFSRLFGPGLPVPICQSPAAVRKQARERSQTIHDTSAALRDVVIRHEDTIQKRWMKKSRQQRLKILLECWPGMAAIHRPDFDAFRKENGQLRSGGTRYRDHYLWPYINQEDLCKPKNILLLLNARARHHASAFAAADITAIRLGMTSTAIVPIYLNEYVMILNGATDVDSYGKVINWDDHEDAFDWMHTQKQFLPGEGLLVLEIQERILKFLLAFCKAVLRDIPVEALTSDTYQIQPEPHLKTEIETNGFDSLAVMAAEAPYRLPARIDFARIDLLLEAKVSAAKDHIWALREDPDYFAHRVNDIKDHRQEMLKDTKGNIHPALRPGRQNILGARVVGNLIVEAYCELEIFAELQRQGKELRLLHEKYASQLSPSEDLPKELLGHILTFRYFLTQAAKGPLSQLLHNVSASPPLRRLFVRQPPPDATTSKIAIMSVNESKRTAVEGRLLWLLNTLWENGRTLFLAGMPLILDELQRFLEAEPEAANLVSSRIAEMISNASIISQCLSQLDQFQPWARSFENAEEDQLDEIQQKFAVWAKPLGNIIHGLQEQYLLPVADLASTSQKRFFYPVEKRRTKDTVEALRQAEGNLDRFWQAADKIVDSRCKHLEGTAARALFSGSRVLQRTPEWVPQTSTETPADKKVGPVETVDSVEELSKPLSTLYFGSSSGQRISQEPKPKTKTKTKGFPSSDQTAPLTTPVPIEASEPAPTIAVDPRSLKVFRTLFFNPGVTSSPGEIPWQDFVHAMTSTGLFAAEKLYGSAWQFQRLDSKSQTRIQFHQPHPRGKIPFTNARRMGRRLNRAFGWVGDMFVAKEE, from the coding sequence ATGGACGACTCCGACCCCGACCAGATTGACTACAATGATCCCGCTTGCTTTTCACGGCTTTTTGGACCCGGTCTCCCCGTTCCAATCTGCCAATCCCCAGCTGCTGTCCGCAAGCAAGCCAGGGAGCGATCGCAAACCATCCATGATACATCCGCAGCTCTTCGCGACGTTGTGATACGGCATGAGGACACTATCCAGAAGCGATGGATGAAGAAGTCCAGGCAGCAGAGGCTGAAGATCTTGCTTGAGTGTTGGCCTGGCATGGCTGCCATCCACCGCCCGGACTTTGATGCCTTTCGGAAAGAAAACGGCCAGCTGCGCAGCGGTGGGACCAGATACCGGGACCATTACCTGTGGCCTTACATCAACCAGGAGGACTTGTGCAAGCCCAAGAAtatcctgctccttctcaatGCGCGGGCTCGCCATCATGCCTCCGCATTTGCCGCTGccgacatcaccgccatccgTTTGGGCATGACCTCAACCGCCATCGTTCCGATCTATCTCAACGAGTATGTCATGATTTTGAATGGCGCCACCGACGTCGACAGCTATGGCAAAGTCATCAACTGGGATGATCATGAGGACGCGTTCGACTGGATGCATACTCAAAAACAGTTTCTACCTGGTGAAGGCCTGCTCGTGCTGGAGATCCAAGAGCGCATCCTGAAGTTTCTGCTGGCTTTCTGCAAAGCCGTTCTTCGTGATATACCAGTGGAGGCCTTGACAAGCGATACCTACCAGATCCAACCTGAACCCCATCTCAAGACGGAAATCGAGACCAACGGATTCGACTCGCTTGCCGTCATGGCCGCCGAAGCACCCTATCGACTCCCAGCCCGGATCGACTTTGCGCGGATTGACTTGCTGCTCGAGGCCAAGGTATCCGCCGCCAAGGATCACATATGGGCGTTGAGAGAAGACCCCGACTATTTTGCCCACCGGGTAAACGACATCAAAGACCACAGACAGGAGATGCTGAAGGACACCAAGGGCAACATCCATCCGGCTCTTCGCCCAGGTCGGCAGAACATCTTAGGGGCACGCGTCGTTGGCAATCTGATCGTTGAAGCCTATTGTGAGCTTGAAATATTCGCTGAACTGCAACGTCAAGGTAAAGAGCTACGCCTCCTACATGAGAAGTACGCCAGCCAGCTGTCACCCTCTGAAGACCTGCCAAAAGAGCTCCTCGGCCACATTCTTACGTTTCGCTATTTTCTCACCCAGGCGGCCAAAGGTCCACTGTCTCAGCTGCTTCATAATGTCTCTGCCTCCCCCCCGCTGCGCAGGCTATTTGTTCGCCAACCGCCCCCCGACGCCACTACTTCCAAAATAGCCATCATGTCCGTCAACGAGTCCAAGCGAACCGCGGTCGAAGGCCGTCTGCTGTggctcctcaacaccctATGGGAAAATGGAAGGACATTGTTTCTTGCTGGAATGCCCTTGATTCTGGATGAACTACAGCGTTTTCTGGAAGCCGAACCCGAAGCTGCGAATCTTGTTTCATCTCGTATTGCCGAAATGATCAGTAATGCTTCCATTATCAGCCAGTGTCTCAGCCAGCTCGATCAATTCCAGCCTTGGGCGCGAAGCTTTGAGAACGCAGAGGAGGACCAGCTGGATGAGATTCAACAGAAATTTGCGGTCTGGGCCAAACCGCTTGGGAACATCATCCATGGTCTTCAAGAGCAATACTTGCTTCCTGTAGCCGACTTGGCCAGCACCTCCCAAAAGCGTTTCTTCTATCCTGTTGAGAAACGCCGAACAAAAGACACAGTGGAGGCTTTGCGGCAAGCAGAGGGAAACCTAGACCGTTTCTGGCAGGCGGCTGACAAGATTGTGGACTCAAGGTGCAAGCATTTGGAGGGCACAGCCGCCAGAGCTCTCTTCTCTGGAAGCCGTGTGTTGCAACGAACCCCCGAGTGGGTTCCGCAGACCAGTACAGAAACACCTGCGGACAAGAAGGTTGGGCCCGTCGAGACCGTTGACAGTGTGGAGGAACTGAGCAAACCCCTTTCGACGCTGTACTTTGGATCTAGCTCGGGCCAGAGGATATCACAAGAGCCCAAGCCAAAGACCAAGACCAAAACCAAGGGGTTCCCGTCGTCTGACCAGACAGCTCCCTTGACGACTCCTGTGCCTATCGAAGCCTCCGAGCCGGCGCCCACCATCGCCGTTGACCCCCGCTCCCTCAAGGTTTTCCGTACATTGTTCTTCAACCCCGGTGTGACTTCCTCCCCAGGCGAAATCCCTTGGCAAGACTTTGTGCACGCCATGACCTCGACTGGGCTGTTCGCAGCTGAAAAGCTCTATGGCTCGGCCTGGCAGTTCCAGAGGCTGGACAGCAAATCGCAGACGAGAATCCAGTTTCACCAGCCGCATCCTAGGGGGAAGATTCCGTTTACGAATGCCaggagaatggggaggagacTGAACAGGGCATTcgggtgggttggtgacATGTTTGTGGCGAAGGAGGAGTGA